A DNA window from Oscarella lobularis chromosome 8, ooOscLobu1.1, whole genome shotgun sequence contains the following coding sequences:
- the LOC136190603 gene encoding Golgi-specific brefeldin A-resistance guanine nucleotide exchange factor 1-like isoform X1: MADVETRFPPPPPRRNGLYIVSGELSQVVGAMRRSTRHSRAQDDEQDPVLHSFNVLKEILSSSGDLKEIQVNVFLSPFLDVIRSEDTTGPLTGIALSAVNKFLSYGLIDANLDGSSIGIENLADAVTHARFVGTDSSSDEVVLMKILQVLRTLLLTPIGRLMTNESVCEIMQSCFRICFESRLSELLRKSAEHTLVDMVQLLFQRLKSFKEDTKVSVSVDTSMRKVLKRGMSSAVAQSIVTHSPTVKRRGEREEEEEDNEEEREDEEEKERKKEEEEEKNKSPDEKEDDETSEESTYVNRRGIKFTQKKTGPLLPYGLPCVRELFRFLISLINPRERHNTERMIQMGLSLLTVALECGCEAVGSLNSMMQYVQDDLCKHLFQLLKSENSQVFSHSIRISLLLFESLRDNLKFQLEKFLIILMNVIGKYPAGGKFSASFIERKEMALECCVQLFKIPYFVTELYLNFDADLYSSNVFEELTKLLSKNAYPSGHLHPSHLLCLDALLAILSGIKYNCNNERGGGGGGGKNAEMSDHNEDKEDCSVDSKGGDEDESSSSSSSSSSSSSSSPSSALLPSPEKLIQIKQKKKLLIAGTEQFNSSPKKGIVFLQEHNVLKRVASAAVDCDELAVFFRENFRLEKKMIGEYLGDKKNENVLRAFVCSFHVKGVKIHRAIRVFLESFRLPGEAQIISRIVEHFSQHWLDMNSGTDLGKLFENTDAVFILCYAIILLNVDQHNPQNKKPMTVEQFIKNQRALNGKKDFDVEMLKEIYKDISENEIIMPDEHEGQYKDDYDWKMLLRRSSASDGHYLHIKNNEFDQDLFLLAWGPTVAALSVIFEEALDDTVLQKAVNGFKSCASVSAHYGLSDVFDNLVISLCKFTNLASTSEAGENVAVCFGANAKAQLAATTLFTLAHQHGNILREGWKNLLDCLLHIFKAKLLPEELVKTDDFLDPSGFVSIVPEDVPSQRSDSSIFSSFFSWTSDPNSGRSATSSEDREAQQKAAECIRDCHPEALFAESKFLMKDSLVELIKALEFASRSPDAHHSLGTQFDEEAAVFNLELLLRVVLYNRDRIDLLWKSVEEHLTRILLQAELPSFLVQRSVIGLLRIAVRLLWREDMIHKLFKSLSVFLDLKPGVLLSVSCHIVAGLNELLRSNASYVKAKDDWLILFTLMESCGTGTKPGDVNLAQQFVEHESPDGGRDSTNGVAPLFLWRPELMKFEGVTSLGKTCDTLTFLVREVECLTSDNLPACIHVVRTLAEASCHGNAKQSDSKSGVEIETKSKGKVKKSGNRRGVGKGGATAISSPKDVTTETVSGYTFDAMTRQLLELMQLLHCKVAKVVRRDGEGVDGKFLWLRCWGPLLQGIASFCCDSRREIRQTAVTILQRSLLIQDIQVLNASEWEACFSQIFFPMLDHLLGNVTLDDLVGVEETCMRVSALLSKVFLQHLSALLSLTSFPDIWMNVLDFMDRFMRFNDSELLSESIPESLKNMLLVMSTAGVFDAPADSSSESPHSPLWTATWERIHRFLPGLHDQLFAPVPTRRPSLPSKAAQSPKDAAAKEKMEAADSGVSLSGSVVLQPPLPSSAFNQPPVNSVDRSRDVGNAIPLSSPVPLILRPSSPIASTPAPAPGIAKPTSLSPQSGNSRVSSPLGSENEDDVIDI, from the exons ATGGCCGACGTTGAGACTCgctttccgccgccgccgccgcgtcgaaaTGGCCTCTATATCGTCTCAGGCGAATTATCCCAGGTTGTGGGAGCGATGCGTCGGTCGACGAGACACTCGAGAGCTCAG GACGACGAGCAAGACCCGGTTCTACACAGTTTCAACGTTCTGAAAGAAATTCTATCGTCGAGCGGAG ATTTGAAAGAGATTCAAGTGAACGTTTTCTTGAGCccctttctcgacgtcattcgaTCGGAAGATACGACGGGCCCCCTAACGGGGATCGCTCTTTCCGCCGTCAATAAATTCCTCTCCTACGGCCTAATAG ATGCGAATTTAGATGGAAGTTCGATCGGAATAGAAAATTTAGCGGACGCCGTAACGCACGCTAGATTCGTGGGAACGGATTCGTCGAGTGACGAAGTCGTATTGATGAAAATACTCCAG GTTCTTCGAACTTTGCTCTTGACTCCCATTGGCCGACTCATGACAAATGAATCGGTTTGCGAAATTATGCAGTCGTGCTTTCGAATTTGTTTCGAATCGAGACTGAGCG AACTGCTGAGAAAAAGTGCCGAACACACTCTTGTGGACATGGTTCAACTTCTATTCCAAAG GTTGAAATCGTTTAAGGAAGATACGAAGGTTTCCGTGTCCGTCGATACGTCTATGAGAAAA gttTTGAAACGAGGAATGTCGAGTGCCGTGGCTCAGTCGATCGTGACGCATTCTCCGACAGTGAAACGAcgcggagaaagagaagaagaagaggaagacaacgaagaggagagagaagacgaagaagaaaaagaaaggaagaaagaggaagaggaggaaaagaacaAGTCTCCGGatgaaaaggaagacgatgAGACTTCAGAGGAAAGCACCTATGTGAATAGAAGGGGAATCAAATTCACTCAAAAGAAGACAG GACCTTTGCTGCCCTACGGACTCCCTTGTGTTCGCGAATTATTCCGCTTTTTAATATCTCTTATTAACCCGCGAGAACG tCATAATACCGAGAGAATGATACAAATGGGATTGTCGCTTTTGACGGTGGCGTTGGAATGCGGTTGCGAAGCCGTCGGAAGTCTCAATTCGATGATGCAATACGTTCAGGACGATCTTTGCAAACACCTATTTCAATTGCTCAAATCGGAAAATTCTCAAGTGTTCTCCCATTCGATTCGGATATCGTTGCTTCTGTTCGAAAGTCTGAGAGACAATCTCAAGTTTCAGCTGGAG aaattctTGATCATTTTGATGAACGTTATTGGGAAATATCCGGCCGGAGGAAAATTCTCTGCATCGTTCatcgagagaaaagaaatggcaTTGGAATGTTGCGTTCAG TTGTTCAAAATACCGTATTTTGTAACGGAActttatttgaattttgacgCCGATCTGTACAGTTCGAACGTGTTTGAAGAATTGACGAAATTGCTTTCTAAA AACGCTTACCCGTCAGGACACTTGCATCCGAGTCATCTTCTATGCCTCGACGCACTTCTCGCAATTCTAAGCGGAATCAAGTACAATTGTAACAAcgagagaggaggaggaggaggaggaggaaaaaatgcAGAAATGTCTGATCACAatgaagataaagaagaTTGCAGCGTTGATTCGAAGGGAGGTGACGAGGAcgaatcttcgtcgtcgtcgtcgtcgtcgtcgtcatcatcgtcatcatcccCGTCCTCTGCTCTTCTTCCCTCGCCCGAAAAACTGATTCAAATtaaacagaagaagaaattgctcATAGCCGGAACGGAGCAGTTCAATAGTTCTCCCAAGAAGGGAATCGTTTTCCTGCAAGAGCACAACGTTTTGAAGCGCGTCGCTTCGGCCGCCGTCGACTGCGACGAATTGGCCGTCTTCTTTCGCGAGAATTTTCGCCtggagaagaagatgatCGGCGAGTATCTCGGCGataaaaagaacgagaacgttttGAGGGCGTTCGTGTG TTCTTTTCACGTCAAAGGCGTGAAAATTCATCGCGCCATTCGAGTCTTTTTGGAATCGTTTCGGTTGCCCGGAGAAGCGCAGATTATATCGAGAATTGTCGAACATTTTTCTCAGCATTGGCTG GATATGAACTCAGGAACGGATTTGGGAAAATTGTTCGAGAACACGGACGCGGTCTTTATTTTGTGCTACGCTATCATTCTGCTCAACGTCGATCAACATAATCCGCAGAACAAGAAGCCGATGACTGTAGAA CAATTCATTAAGAATCAGCGAGCCTTGAACGGAAAGAAGGATTTTGACGTGGAAATGCTTAAGGAAATCTATAAGGATATCAGCGAAAATGAGATTATAATGCCGGATGAGCACGAAGGCCAGTACAAAGACGACTACGATTGGAAG ATGTTGCTGAGACGCAGCTCCGCTTCTGACGGCCATTATTTGCACATTAAAAATAACGAATTCGATCAGGATCTATTCTTGTTGGCATGGGGACCGACGGTTGCCGCCCTCTCCGTCATTTTCGAGGAAGCCCTCGACGACACGGTGCTCCAAAAAGCCGTCAACGGATTCAA ATCGTGCGCTTCCGTGTCGGCTCATTATGGGCTgagcgacgttttcgataACTTGGTTATTTCTTTGTGTAAATTTACGAATCTCGCGTCCACAAGCGAA GCCGGCGAGAATGTCGCCGTCTGTTTTGGGGCCAATGCCAAAGCCCAATTGGCGGCTACCACCCTATTCACGTTGGCTCATCAGCACGGGAATATTTTACGCGAGGGATGGAAGAATCTTCTCGATTGTCTCCTTCACATTTTCAAAGCGAAACTACTGCCGGAAGAGCTAGTCAAA ACTGATGATTTTCTTGATCCGTCTGGTTTTGTTTCTATCGTTCCAGAGGATGTTCCATCCCAAAG GTCTGACTCTTCAAtattttcgtctttcttttcttggaCGTCCGATCCTAATTCCGGACGAAGTGCGACGTCATCCGAAGATCGCGAGGCTCAGCAGAAAGCAGCCGAATGCATTCGCGACTGTCACCCGGAAGCTCTTTTCGCCGAAAGCAAATTCCTCATGAAAGATTCTCTCGTTGAATTAATAAAG GCTTTGGAATTCGCTTCTCGCAGTCCGGATGCCCATCATAGTTTAGGAACccaattcgacgaagaagcggcCGTTTTTAATTTGGAATTATTGCTTAGAGTTGTCCTATATAATAG GGATCGTATTGATTTACTGTGGAAGAGTGTGGAGGAGCATTTGACTCGAATTCTCTTGCAGGCAGAATTACCAAG CTTTCTCGTCCAGAGAAGTGTGATTGGACTTCTTAGGATTGCCGTACGGTTGCTATGGAGAGAAGACATGATCCACAAA CTTTTTAAAAGTCTGTCCGTTTTTCTCGATTTGAAGCCCGGCGTTTTGCTGAGCGTTTCCTGTCACATCGTCGCGGGCCTCAACGAGCTGCTTCGCTCGAACGCGAGCTACGTGAAAGCCAAAGACGATTGGCTCATTCTCTTCACTCTCATGGAATCGTGCGGAACGGGAACGAAACCGGGCGACGTCAATCTCGCTCAGCAATTCGTCGAACACGAAAGTCCGGACGGCGGACGGGATtcgacgaacggcgtcgcGCCTCTGTTTCTGTGGAGACCGGAATTGATGAAATTCGAGGGCGTGACGTCGTTGGGTAAAACGTGcgacacgttgacgtttcTCGTTCGAGAAGTCGAGTGTCTGACGTCGGATAATCTTCCCGCCTGCATTCACGTCGTTCGGACGTTGGCCGAAGCGAGTTGTCACGGCAACGCGAAGCAATCCGACTCGAAgagcggcgtcgaaatcgaaacgaagagTAAGGGAAAGGTAAAGAAGTCGGGAAATAGACGGGGGGTCGGAAAGGGaggcgcgacggcgatttcttcGCCGAAAGACGTTACTACGGAAACGGTTAGCGGCTACACGTTCGACGCGATGACTCGTCAGTTGCTCGAACTGATGCAATTGTTGCACTGCAAAGTGGCGAAAGTCGTTCGAAGGGATGGAGAGGGCGTCGACGGGAAGTTTCTCTGGTTGCGCTGCTGGGGTCCGCTCTTGCAGGGAATCGCGTCGTTCTGTTGCGATTCGAGACGGGAGATTCGTCAGACGGCCGTCACGATTTTGCAGCGGTCTCTTCTCATTCAGGACATACAGGTTTTGAATGCTAGCGAGTGGGAAGCCTGCTTTTCTCAG ATATTTTTTCCCATGCTTGATCATTTGTTGGGTAACGTGACTCTGGACGATCTCGTCGGAGTCGAGGAGACTTGTATGAGAGTTTCTGCGCTGCTGTCGAAA GTTTTTCTGCAGCATTTGAGTGCTCTCttatcgttgacgtcctTCCCGGACATCTGGATGAACGTACTTGATTTTATGGACAGATTCATGCGATTCAACGATAGCGAACTTCTT TCGGAATCGATTCCCGAGTCTCTGAAGAACATGCTTCTTGTAATGTCAACTGCGGGCGTGTTTGATGCGCCAGCCGACTCGTCCTCCGAATCACCGCACTCCCCGCTTTGGACGGCGACGTGGGAACGCATACATCGTTTTTTACCCGGCTTACACGATCAGCTTTTCGCTCCCGTTCCAACGAGAAGACCGTCGCTGCCCAGCAAAGCAGCACAATCGCCCAAAGATGCAGCTGCCAAGGAAAAAATGGAAGCAGCCGATTcg GGCGTTTCTTTGAGTGGATCTGTCGTTCTTCAGCCTCCACTTCCCTCGTCGGCTTTCAACCAACCACCAGTGAACTCGGTTgatcgatcacgtgacgtagGGAATGCaattcctctttcttctcccgTTCCTCTCATTTTGAGACCGTCTTCGCCAATCGCATCGACTCCGGCTCCAGCTCCTGGCATTGCCAAGCCAACGTCGCTAAGCCCTCAATCTGGGAATTCGAGAGTATCCAGTCCTTTGGGTAGCGAAAATGAAGATGACGTAATAGATATTTAA
- the LOC136190603 gene encoding Golgi-specific brefeldin A-resistance guanine nucleotide exchange factor 1-like isoform X2 has product MADVETRFPPPPPRRNGLYIVSGELSQVVGAMRRSTRHSRAQDDEQDPVLHSFNVLKEILSSSGDLKEIQVNVFLSPFLDVIRSEDTTGPLTGIALSAVNKFLSYGLIDGSSIGIENLADAVTHARFVGTDSSSDEVVLMKILQVLRTLLLTPIGRLMTNESVCEIMQSCFRICFESRLSELLRKSAEHTLVDMVQLLFQRLKSFKEDTKVSVSVDTSMRKVLKRGMSSAVAQSIVTHSPTVKRRGEREEEEEDNEEEREDEEEKERKKEEEEEKNKSPDEKEDDETSEESTYVNRRGIKFTQKKTGPLLPYGLPCVRELFRFLISLINPRERHNTERMIQMGLSLLTVALECGCEAVGSLNSMMQYVQDDLCKHLFQLLKSENSQVFSHSIRISLLLFESLRDNLKFQLEKFLIILMNVIGKYPAGGKFSASFIERKEMALECCVQLFKIPYFVTELYLNFDADLYSSNVFEELTKLLSKNAYPSGHLHPSHLLCLDALLAILSGIKYNCNNERGGGGGGGKNAEMSDHNEDKEDCSVDSKGGDEDESSSSSSSSSSSSSSSPSSALLPSPEKLIQIKQKKKLLIAGTEQFNSSPKKGIVFLQEHNVLKRVASAAVDCDELAVFFRENFRLEKKMIGEYLGDKKNENVLRAFVCSFHVKGVKIHRAIRVFLESFRLPGEAQIISRIVEHFSQHWLDMNSGTDLGKLFENTDAVFILCYAIILLNVDQHNPQNKKPMTVEQFIKNQRALNGKKDFDVEMLKEIYKDISENEIIMPDEHEGQYKDDYDWKMLLRRSSASDGHYLHIKNNEFDQDLFLLAWGPTVAALSVIFEEALDDTVLQKAVNGFKSCASVSAHYGLSDVFDNLVISLCKFTNLASTSEAGENVAVCFGANAKAQLAATTLFTLAHQHGNILREGWKNLLDCLLHIFKAKLLPEELVKTDDFLDPSGFVSIVPEDVPSQRSDSSIFSSFFSWTSDPNSGRSATSSEDREAQQKAAECIRDCHPEALFAESKFLMKDSLVELIKALEFASRSPDAHHSLGTQFDEEAAVFNLELLLRVVLYNRDRIDLLWKSVEEHLTRILLQAELPSFLVQRSVIGLLRIAVRLLWREDMIHKLFKSLSVFLDLKPGVLLSVSCHIVAGLNELLRSNASYVKAKDDWLILFTLMESCGTGTKPGDVNLAQQFVEHESPDGGRDSTNGVAPLFLWRPELMKFEGVTSLGKTCDTLTFLVREVECLTSDNLPACIHVVRTLAEASCHGNAKQSDSKSGVEIETKSKGKVKKSGNRRGVGKGGATAISSPKDVTTETVSGYTFDAMTRQLLELMQLLHCKVAKVVRRDGEGVDGKFLWLRCWGPLLQGIASFCCDSRREIRQTAVTILQRSLLIQDIQVLNASEWEACFSQIFFPMLDHLLGNVTLDDLVGVEETCMRVSALLSKVFLQHLSALLSLTSFPDIWMNVLDFMDRFMRFNDSELLSESIPESLKNMLLVMSTAGVFDAPADSSSESPHSPLWTATWERIHRFLPGLHDQLFAPVPTRRPSLPSKAAQSPKDAAAKEKMEAADSGVSLSGSVVLQPPLPSSAFNQPPVNSVDRSRDVGNAIPLSSPVPLILRPSSPIASTPAPAPGIAKPTSLSPQSGNSRVSSPLGSENEDDVIDI; this is encoded by the exons ATGGCCGACGTTGAGACTCgctttccgccgccgccgccgcgtcgaaaTGGCCTCTATATCGTCTCAGGCGAATTATCCCAGGTTGTGGGAGCGATGCGTCGGTCGACGAGACACTCGAGAGCTCAG GACGACGAGCAAGACCCGGTTCTACACAGTTTCAACGTTCTGAAAGAAATTCTATCGTCGAGCGGAG ATTTGAAAGAGATTCAAGTGAACGTTTTCTTGAGCccctttctcgacgtcattcgaTCGGAAGATACGACGGGCCCCCTAACGGGGATCGCTCTTTCCGCCGTCAATAAATTCCTCTCCTACGGCCTAATAG ATGGAAGTTCGATCGGAATAGAAAATTTAGCGGACGCCGTAACGCACGCTAGATTCGTGGGAACGGATTCGTCGAGTGACGAAGTCGTATTGATGAAAATACTCCAG GTTCTTCGAACTTTGCTCTTGACTCCCATTGGCCGACTCATGACAAATGAATCGGTTTGCGAAATTATGCAGTCGTGCTTTCGAATTTGTTTCGAATCGAGACTGAGCG AACTGCTGAGAAAAAGTGCCGAACACACTCTTGTGGACATGGTTCAACTTCTATTCCAAAG GTTGAAATCGTTTAAGGAAGATACGAAGGTTTCCGTGTCCGTCGATACGTCTATGAGAAAA gttTTGAAACGAGGAATGTCGAGTGCCGTGGCTCAGTCGATCGTGACGCATTCTCCGACAGTGAAACGAcgcggagaaagagaagaagaagaggaagacaacgaagaggagagagaagacgaagaagaaaaagaaaggaagaaagaggaagaggaggaaaagaacaAGTCTCCGGatgaaaaggaagacgatgAGACTTCAGAGGAAAGCACCTATGTGAATAGAAGGGGAATCAAATTCACTCAAAAGAAGACAG GACCTTTGCTGCCCTACGGACTCCCTTGTGTTCGCGAATTATTCCGCTTTTTAATATCTCTTATTAACCCGCGAGAACG tCATAATACCGAGAGAATGATACAAATGGGATTGTCGCTTTTGACGGTGGCGTTGGAATGCGGTTGCGAAGCCGTCGGAAGTCTCAATTCGATGATGCAATACGTTCAGGACGATCTTTGCAAACACCTATTTCAATTGCTCAAATCGGAAAATTCTCAAGTGTTCTCCCATTCGATTCGGATATCGTTGCTTCTGTTCGAAAGTCTGAGAGACAATCTCAAGTTTCAGCTGGAG aaattctTGATCATTTTGATGAACGTTATTGGGAAATATCCGGCCGGAGGAAAATTCTCTGCATCGTTCatcgagagaaaagaaatggcaTTGGAATGTTGCGTTCAG TTGTTCAAAATACCGTATTTTGTAACGGAActttatttgaattttgacgCCGATCTGTACAGTTCGAACGTGTTTGAAGAATTGACGAAATTGCTTTCTAAA AACGCTTACCCGTCAGGACACTTGCATCCGAGTCATCTTCTATGCCTCGACGCACTTCTCGCAATTCTAAGCGGAATCAAGTACAATTGTAACAAcgagagaggaggaggaggaggaggaggaaaaaatgcAGAAATGTCTGATCACAatgaagataaagaagaTTGCAGCGTTGATTCGAAGGGAGGTGACGAGGAcgaatcttcgtcgtcgtcgtcgtcgtcgtcgtcatcatcgtcatcatcccCGTCCTCTGCTCTTCTTCCCTCGCCCGAAAAACTGATTCAAATtaaacagaagaagaaattgctcATAGCCGGAACGGAGCAGTTCAATAGTTCTCCCAAGAAGGGAATCGTTTTCCTGCAAGAGCACAACGTTTTGAAGCGCGTCGCTTCGGCCGCCGTCGACTGCGACGAATTGGCCGTCTTCTTTCGCGAGAATTTTCGCCtggagaagaagatgatCGGCGAGTATCTCGGCGataaaaagaacgagaacgttttGAGGGCGTTCGTGTG TTCTTTTCACGTCAAAGGCGTGAAAATTCATCGCGCCATTCGAGTCTTTTTGGAATCGTTTCGGTTGCCCGGAGAAGCGCAGATTATATCGAGAATTGTCGAACATTTTTCTCAGCATTGGCTG GATATGAACTCAGGAACGGATTTGGGAAAATTGTTCGAGAACACGGACGCGGTCTTTATTTTGTGCTACGCTATCATTCTGCTCAACGTCGATCAACATAATCCGCAGAACAAGAAGCCGATGACTGTAGAA CAATTCATTAAGAATCAGCGAGCCTTGAACGGAAAGAAGGATTTTGACGTGGAAATGCTTAAGGAAATCTATAAGGATATCAGCGAAAATGAGATTATAATGCCGGATGAGCACGAAGGCCAGTACAAAGACGACTACGATTGGAAG ATGTTGCTGAGACGCAGCTCCGCTTCTGACGGCCATTATTTGCACATTAAAAATAACGAATTCGATCAGGATCTATTCTTGTTGGCATGGGGACCGACGGTTGCCGCCCTCTCCGTCATTTTCGAGGAAGCCCTCGACGACACGGTGCTCCAAAAAGCCGTCAACGGATTCAA ATCGTGCGCTTCCGTGTCGGCTCATTATGGGCTgagcgacgttttcgataACTTGGTTATTTCTTTGTGTAAATTTACGAATCTCGCGTCCACAAGCGAA GCCGGCGAGAATGTCGCCGTCTGTTTTGGGGCCAATGCCAAAGCCCAATTGGCGGCTACCACCCTATTCACGTTGGCTCATCAGCACGGGAATATTTTACGCGAGGGATGGAAGAATCTTCTCGATTGTCTCCTTCACATTTTCAAAGCGAAACTACTGCCGGAAGAGCTAGTCAAA ACTGATGATTTTCTTGATCCGTCTGGTTTTGTTTCTATCGTTCCAGAGGATGTTCCATCCCAAAG GTCTGACTCTTCAAtattttcgtctttcttttcttggaCGTCCGATCCTAATTCCGGACGAAGTGCGACGTCATCCGAAGATCGCGAGGCTCAGCAGAAAGCAGCCGAATGCATTCGCGACTGTCACCCGGAAGCTCTTTTCGCCGAAAGCAAATTCCTCATGAAAGATTCTCTCGTTGAATTAATAAAG GCTTTGGAATTCGCTTCTCGCAGTCCGGATGCCCATCATAGTTTAGGAACccaattcgacgaagaagcggcCGTTTTTAATTTGGAATTATTGCTTAGAGTTGTCCTATATAATAG GGATCGTATTGATTTACTGTGGAAGAGTGTGGAGGAGCATTTGACTCGAATTCTCTTGCAGGCAGAATTACCAAG CTTTCTCGTCCAGAGAAGTGTGATTGGACTTCTTAGGATTGCCGTACGGTTGCTATGGAGAGAAGACATGATCCACAAA CTTTTTAAAAGTCTGTCCGTTTTTCTCGATTTGAAGCCCGGCGTTTTGCTGAGCGTTTCCTGTCACATCGTCGCGGGCCTCAACGAGCTGCTTCGCTCGAACGCGAGCTACGTGAAAGCCAAAGACGATTGGCTCATTCTCTTCACTCTCATGGAATCGTGCGGAACGGGAACGAAACCGGGCGACGTCAATCTCGCTCAGCAATTCGTCGAACACGAAAGTCCGGACGGCGGACGGGATtcgacgaacggcgtcgcGCCTCTGTTTCTGTGGAGACCGGAATTGATGAAATTCGAGGGCGTGACGTCGTTGGGTAAAACGTGcgacacgttgacgtttcTCGTTCGAGAAGTCGAGTGTCTGACGTCGGATAATCTTCCCGCCTGCATTCACGTCGTTCGGACGTTGGCCGAAGCGAGTTGTCACGGCAACGCGAAGCAATCCGACTCGAAgagcggcgtcgaaatcgaaacgaagagTAAGGGAAAGGTAAAGAAGTCGGGAAATAGACGGGGGGTCGGAAAGGGaggcgcgacggcgatttcttcGCCGAAAGACGTTACTACGGAAACGGTTAGCGGCTACACGTTCGACGCGATGACTCGTCAGTTGCTCGAACTGATGCAATTGTTGCACTGCAAAGTGGCGAAAGTCGTTCGAAGGGATGGAGAGGGCGTCGACGGGAAGTTTCTCTGGTTGCGCTGCTGGGGTCCGCTCTTGCAGGGAATCGCGTCGTTCTGTTGCGATTCGAGACGGGAGATTCGTCAGACGGCCGTCACGATTTTGCAGCGGTCTCTTCTCATTCAGGACATACAGGTTTTGAATGCTAGCGAGTGGGAAGCCTGCTTTTCTCAG ATATTTTTTCCCATGCTTGATCATTTGTTGGGTAACGTGACTCTGGACGATCTCGTCGGAGTCGAGGAGACTTGTATGAGAGTTTCTGCGCTGCTGTCGAAA GTTTTTCTGCAGCATTTGAGTGCTCTCttatcgttgacgtcctTCCCGGACATCTGGATGAACGTACTTGATTTTATGGACAGATTCATGCGATTCAACGATAGCGAACTTCTT TCGGAATCGATTCCCGAGTCTCTGAAGAACATGCTTCTTGTAATGTCAACTGCGGGCGTGTTTGATGCGCCAGCCGACTCGTCCTCCGAATCACCGCACTCCCCGCTTTGGACGGCGACGTGGGAACGCATACATCGTTTTTTACCCGGCTTACACGATCAGCTTTTCGCTCCCGTTCCAACGAGAAGACCGTCGCTGCCCAGCAAAGCAGCACAATCGCCCAAAGATGCAGCTGCCAAGGAAAAAATGGAAGCAGCCGATTcg GGCGTTTCTTTGAGTGGATCTGTCGTTCTTCAGCCTCCACTTCCCTCGTCGGCTTTCAACCAACCACCAGTGAACTCGGTTgatcgatcacgtgacgtagGGAATGCaattcctctttcttctcccgTTCCTCTCATTTTGAGACCGTCTTCGCCAATCGCATCGACTCCGGCTCCAGCTCCTGGCATTGCCAAGCCAACGTCGCTAAGCCCTCAATCTGGGAATTCGAGAGTATCCAGTCCTTTGGGTAGCGAAAATGAAGATGACGTAATAGATATTTAA